In a genomic window of Nostoc sp. UHCC 0870:
- a CDS encoding DUF2808 domain-containing protein gives MRLAVVLGTAIATTVLICSQSQAIQLQDGTVYFAQPPRLVESTTTYNELYVWGATYYFTVSLPENAGEPLQKITINQRDGVDNIRFDLKNSIAFEGTRSRRGERIGLKDVTSDRKTRTVSLMFDLPISPGKTVTIGLKPWQNPTSAGVYLFGVTAFPQGEKTHSQFLGFGRLHFYNQKSNYFPSLYGW, from the coding sequence ATGCGCCTTGCAGTTGTATTAGGTACAGCGATAGCCACCACAGTCTTAATATGTAGTCAGAGTCAAGCGATTCAGTTGCAAGATGGGACAGTCTATTTTGCTCAACCGCCTCGTCTAGTGGAATCTACAACTACCTATAATGAACTCTATGTCTGGGGTGCGACCTATTATTTCACTGTCAGTTTGCCAGAGAATGCTGGCGAACCATTACAAAAGATTACAATTAATCAGCGTGATGGCGTAGATAATATTCGTTTTGACTTGAAAAACAGTATTGCTTTTGAGGGTACACGCTCACGCAGAGGTGAGAGAATTGGATTAAAAGATGTAACTAGCGATCGCAAAACTAGAACAGTGTCTTTAATGTTCGACTTACCAATATCCCCAGGTAAAACCGTTACCATAGGTTTAAAACCCTGGCAAAATCCCACATCTGCGGGTGTTTATTTATTTGGAGTGACCGCTTTTCCCCAAGGTGAAAAAACCCATAGTCAATTTCTTGGTTTTGGCAGATTGCATTTTTATAACCAAAAAAGTAACTATTTTCCTTCCCTTTATGGTTGGTAA